The Streptomyces sp. Je 1-332 genome has a window encoding:
- a CDS encoding LysR family transcriptional regulator yields the protein MEHERSSGRRLSQSSNVGDIGATVSAPAELTPESWSALLSPRLAYFAGVARTEHVTRAAQEMQVPQSTLSRALVRLEQDLGVDLFARHGRTVSLTPAGRTFLASVERALGEVERAAESVRADADPASGKVAFGFLHTMGSETVPGLIRAFRADHPRVRFSLVQNYGEAMIERLRAGELDLCLTSPVPDAPDLVARRLDEQRLRLVVPDDHRLASRKRVRLAEAADEAFVTLEPGYGLRRITDDLCQEAGFKPRIAFEGEEAETLRGLVAAGLGVALLPPPAVPRPGVVELTVTGQRAVREIGVAWLDGHPDTPPVAAFKRFLLGRRGRLLPE from the coding sequence ATGGAGCATGAGCGCAGTTCAGGGCGGCGTCTGTCGCAGAGTAGTAACGTAGGAGACATCGGCGCGACAGTGTCCGCGCCGGCCGAGCTGACCCCGGAGTCCTGGTCGGCGCTGCTCTCGCCGCGGCTCGCGTACTTCGCGGGGGTCGCGCGCACGGAGCATGTGACGCGGGCCGCGCAGGAGATGCAGGTGCCGCAGTCGACGCTGTCGCGCGCGTTGGTACGCCTCGAACAGGACCTGGGTGTCGACCTGTTCGCGCGGCACGGCAGGACGGTGTCCCTGACCCCGGCGGGCCGCACCTTCCTCGCCTCGGTGGAACGGGCGCTCGGTGAGGTGGAACGGGCCGCGGAGTCCGTACGGGCGGACGCGGACCCGGCGTCGGGCAAGGTGGCCTTCGGGTTTTTGCACACGATGGGCTCGGAGACCGTGCCCGGTCTGATCCGCGCCTTCCGCGCGGACCATCCGAGGGTCCGCTTCAGCCTCGTACAGAACTACGGGGAGGCGATGATCGAGCGGCTTCGGGCGGGGGAGCTGGACCTGTGTCTGACGTCGCCCGTGCCGGACGCGCCCGATCTCGTCGCCCGCCGCCTGGACGAACAGCGCCTGCGCCTGGTCGTGCCGGACGACCACCGTCTCGCCTCCCGCAAACGGGTCCGCCTCGCGGAGGCGGCGGACGAGGCCTTCGTGACCCTCGAACCCGGCTACGGTCTGCGGCGCATCACGGACGACCTCTGCCAGGAGGCCGGCTTCAAGCCGCGGATCGCGTTCGAGGGTGAGGAGGCGGAGACGCTGCGGGGCCTGGTCGCGGCGGGGCTCGGGGTGGCCCTCTTGCCGCCACCGGCCGTGCCGCGCCCGGGAGTCGTGGAACTGACGGTGACGGGCCAGCGGGCGGTACGGGAGATCGGCGTGGCCTGGCTGGACGGGCACCCGGACACTCCGCCGGTGGCGGCGTTCAAGAGGTTTCTGTTGGGGCGGCGGGGGCGGTTGCTGCCGGAGTAG
- a CDS encoding alpha/beta hydrolase: protein MAQQATPDSARAARLGRVIGARPSAVSGAVLLLPGGHETSARKPAPFAANSMRALGRRLARDGRAEGLAAHVVHYRYRGWNGAQAQLARDAEWAADEIVRLYGDVSICLVGRDMGGRAALRASGHEAVNSVLALAPWLPEDDVAASPEPVKQLAGRRVLIVHGTNDERTDPELSFRLAARAKKANREVCRFEVHSDRHRLQQHQSEVEALASDFVLGSLFGHAYARPLEDALAAPPPLGLRMPLAAGFGESMRH from the coding sequence ATGGCACAGCAAGCGACGCCCGATTCCGCGCGCGCGGCCAGGCTCGGGCGCGTGATCGGCGCCCGCCCATCGGCGGTCAGCGGCGCGGTGCTGCTGCTCCCCGGCGGCCACGAGACCTCCGCCCGCAAGCCGGCCCCCTTCGCCGCGAACTCGATGCGCGCGCTCGGCCGCAGGCTGGCCCGGGACGGCCGCGCGGAGGGGCTCGCCGCGCACGTCGTGCACTACCGCTACCGCGGCTGGAACGGGGCGCAGGCGCAGCTCGCGCGGGACGCGGAGTGGGCGGCGGACGAGATCGTCCGGCTCTACGGCGACGTCTCGATCTGCCTCGTCGGCAGGGACATGGGCGGCCGGGCCGCCCTGCGGGCCAGTGGCCACGAAGCGGTCAACTCCGTCCTGGCGCTGGCCCCTTGGCTGCCGGAGGACGACGTGGCCGCGTCCCCCGAACCGGTGAAACAGCTCGCGGGGCGGCGGGTCCTGATCGTGCACGGCACGAACGATGAGCGGACCGACCCCGAGCTCTCGTTCCGGCTCGCGGCGCGGGCGAAGAAGGCGAACCGGGAGGTGTGCCGGTTCGAAGTCCACTCCGACAGACACCGGTTGCAGCAGCACCAGTCCGAAGTGGAGGCGCTGGCCTCGGACTTCGTCCTGGGATCGCTGTTCGGCCATGCGTACGCGCGGCCGCTGGAGGACGCGTTGGCGGCTCCGCCGCCGTTGGGGTTGCGGATGCCGCTCGCGGCGGGGTTCGGGGAGTCGATGCGGCACTGA
- a CDS encoding adenosine deaminase, whose amino-acid sequence MTSQTTKAGQTDRETPSADQIRRAPKVLLHDHLDGGLRPGTIVDLARESGYEGLPETDPDKLGIWFREAADSGSLPRYLETFAHTCAVMQTKDALKRVAAECAEDLAEDGVVYAEIRYAPEQHLEQGLTLEEVVEAVNEGFREGERRAKANGHRIRVGALLTAMRHAARALEIAELANRYRDLGVVGFDIAGAEAGFPPTRHLDAFEYLKRENNHFTIHAGEAFGLPSIWQALQWCGADRLGHGVRIIDDIQVADDGTVKLGRLASYVRDKRIPLEMCPSSNLQTGAASSYAEHPIGLLRKLHFRATVNTDNRLMSGTSMSREFEHLVETFGYTLDDMQWFTVNAMKSAFIPFDERLAMISDVIKPGYAELKSEWLFRQTASTRASVDV is encoded by the coding sequence ATGACGAGCCAGACCACCAAAGCCGGTCAGACGGACCGCGAAACGCCCAGCGCCGACCAGATCCGCCGCGCCCCGAAGGTGCTCCTGCACGACCACCTCGACGGCGGCCTGCGCCCCGGCACGATCGTCGACCTCGCCCGCGAGTCGGGTTACGAGGGTCTGCCCGAGACCGACCCCGACAAGCTGGGGATCTGGTTCAGGGAGGCCGCCGACTCCGGTTCGCTGCCGCGCTATCTGGAGACCTTCGCCCACACCTGCGCGGTGATGCAGACGAAGGACGCCCTCAAGCGCGTGGCCGCCGAGTGCGCCGAGGACCTCGCCGAGGACGGCGTCGTCTACGCCGAGATCCGGTACGCCCCCGAGCAGCACCTGGAGCAGGGCCTCACCCTCGAAGAGGTCGTCGAGGCCGTCAACGAAGGCTTCCGGGAGGGCGAGCGGCGCGCGAAGGCCAACGGCCACCGCATCCGGGTGGGCGCGCTGCTGACCGCCATGCGGCACGCGGCCCGCGCCCTGGAGATCGCCGAACTCGCCAACCGCTACCGCGATCTGGGCGTCGTCGGCTTCGACATCGCGGGCGCGGAGGCGGGCTTCCCGCCCACCCGGCACCTCGACGCGTTCGAGTACCTCAAGCGCGAGAACAACCACTTCACCATCCACGCGGGCGAGGCCTTCGGTCTGCCGTCCATCTGGCAGGCCCTGCAGTGGTGCGGCGCCGACCGCCTCGGCCACGGCGTGCGGATCATCGACGACATCCAGGTCGCCGACGACGGCACCGTGAAGCTCGGCCGCCTCGCCAGCTATGTGCGCGACAAGCGCATCCCCCTGGAGATGTGCCCCAGCTCCAACCTCCAGACGGGCGCGGCGAGCTCGTACGCCGAGCACCCCATCGGCCTGCTGCGCAAGCTGCACTTCCGCGCCACGGTGAACACCGACAACCGCCTGATGTCGGGCACCAGCATGAGCCGCGAATTCGAGCACCTGGTCGAGACTTTCGGTTACACGCTCGACGACATGCAGTGGTTCACAGTCAATGCGATGAAATCAGCGTTCATTCCTTTCGATGAACGCCTTGCCATGATCAGTGACGTGATCAAGCCCGGATATGCCGAGCTGAAGTCCGAATGGCTGTTCCGTCAGACCGCCTCCACCAGGGCTTCTGTCGACGTGTAA
- a CDS encoding ATP-binding protein, whose product MKQSAAKTLGVAALGAAFAAAGAGAANAAPALPDATGALGSATAMLPTEQLGENLPAGGPEAVSAGQNVVGSTLQASAPTVGKLGESMKHADDRGKPAPADPVTGLLGGLPLAGALPVQGLPLQGLPLEGLPVNGVPLG is encoded by the coding sequence ATGAAGCAGTCTGCAGCCAAGACCCTCGGTGTCGCCGCTCTCGGCGCCGCCTTCGCCGCCGCAGGCGCGGGTGCCGCCAACGCCGCGCCGGCCCTGCCCGACGCCACGGGCGCCCTGGGTTCCGCCACCGCCATGCTGCCCACGGAGCAGCTCGGCGAGAACCTGCCCGCGGGTGGCCCCGAGGCGGTCTCCGCCGGCCAGAACGTGGTCGGCAGCACCCTGCAGGCCTCCGCGCCGACCGTCGGCAAGCTCGGCGAGAGCATGAAGCACGCCGACGACCGGGGCAAGCCCGCTCCGGCCGACCCGGTCACCGGTCTGCTCGGCGGCCTGCCGCTGGCCGGCGCCCTGCCCGTGCAGGGGCTGCCCCTGCAGGGACTCCCCCTGGAGGGCCTGCCCGTGAACGGTGTGCCGCTCGGCTGA
- a CDS encoding PspC domain-containing protein produces the protein MTALARPTNGRMIGGVCAALAKRFGTSATTMRVIFVVSCLLPGPQFLLYIALWVLLPSDSKARQAAW, from the coding sequence ATGACCGCCCTTGCCCGCCCCACCAACGGCCGGATGATCGGCGGAGTGTGCGCCGCCCTCGCCAAGCGTTTCGGCACATCGGCGACCACGATGCGCGTGATCTTCGTGGTGTCGTGTCTGCTGCCCGGCCCGCAGTTCCTGCTCTACATCGCGCTCTGGGTCCTGTTGCCCTCCGACAGCAAGGCCAGGCAGGCAGCCTGGTGA
- a CDS encoding VanZ family protein, with protein sequence MRQGSGGHGAAIRFRAAGGFLLVAHLLFVGWLTLRPLDVPWVSAANLQPFAGIKADLALGPAQAARQIGGSLLLLAPLGVLLPLAGGRVHVSPLGSLVRTVAAGALISLGIELLQTGVPGQVVDVDSLFLNAVGVALAHVAVVPALRARLRRRTDVEHRAPLPREDASQGSTPTIPRVGIAP encoded by the coding sequence GTGCGTCAAGGCTCGGGCGGCCACGGGGCCGCCATCCGCTTCCGTGCGGCAGGAGGATTCCTCCTCGTCGCGCATCTTCTGTTCGTCGGCTGGCTCACTCTGCGTCCACTGGACGTGCCGTGGGTCAGCGCGGCGAATCTGCAGCCGTTCGCCGGCATCAAGGCGGATCTGGCGCTCGGTCCCGCGCAGGCAGCCCGGCAGATAGGCGGCAGTCTGCTGCTGCTCGCCCCGCTCGGTGTGCTGCTTCCGCTCGCCGGCGGTCGGGTCCATGTGTCGCCGCTGGGTTCGCTGGTGCGGACGGTCGCGGCGGGCGCGCTGATCTCGCTGGGCATCGAACTGCTGCAGACCGGGGTCCCCGGGCAGGTCGTCGATGTCGACTCGCTGTTCCTGAACGCCGTGGGTGTGGCTCTCGCGCATGTCGCGGTGGTGCCCGCGCTCAGGGCCAGGCTCCGTCGCCGTACTGATGTGGAGCACCGCGCGCCCCTCCCACGGGAGGACGCTTCTCAGGGGTCGACCCCGACGATTCCCAGGGTCGGTATCGCACCCTAG